Proteins from a genomic interval of Clostridium cochlearium:
- a CDS encoding complex I subunit 5 family protein: MNYIFYIILIVPLLASIVGFVIGRYNEKIRDRFNIAITFIVFLAITYIFPQVYNESIELFIKNIMGTGLSLKIDMFRYIFIWLTSLIWFLVTVYSVQYLNSYKNRNRYYLFFMLTYWSTLGIFISENLLNLFTFFEIMSLTSYPLIIHDEDEYSHEAGDTYIIMAVTGGLVLLMGLFLLFDYTQTLEMSLLKNSLDSLGGIKYAIVSLIVFGFGIKAGMFPLHIWLPKAHPAAPAPASAVLSGVLLKTGIFGIMITSQIITPNDKNISLAILILGFITMFLGGFLALFQRNIKRILAYSSMSQMGYILVAIGLMGILEEHKYMAFYGATYHIINHMIFKVLLFMGAGVIYMYLHELSINHIGGFGKNKKLLKFLFFIGICGITAMPGFNGFISKNIIHHALIESKMLYKSLWISFADIIFVLSSGFTVAYLLKIFMALFIEEGVASNYKGKIKISKVTFFPMIILAFMTIFLGVRGDLVMKILYKSAEAFNIEAHSIGNFYSIGNIKSSMISVIIGVLIYKFFIKKVLRKGNGNNWWYENIALNWFSLEKNIYIPVLKSVIHYSSLILRVFDEGLLNLIYGINYLFRKIGEKQIDLTYKYKRHLDKENQSKQKSLNESFSKTMNMMSSITYSIYVFAIVLIILLMILIF; the protein is encoded by the coding sequence TTGAATTATATATTTTACATAATACTTATAGTTCCTTTACTTGCATCTATAGTAGGCTTTGTTATAGGAAGATATAATGAAAAAATAAGAGATAGATTTAATATAGCAATAACATTTATAGTTTTTTTAGCTATTACTTATATATTTCCACAGGTATATAATGAAAGTATAGAGCTTTTTATAAAAAATATAATGGGAACTGGATTATCTTTAAAAATAGATATGTTTAGATATATTTTTATTTGGTTAACTTCACTAATTTGGTTTTTAGTTACTGTTTATTCTGTTCAGTATTTAAATAGTTATAAAAATAGAAATAGATATTATTTATTTTTTATGCTTACTTATTGGAGTACTTTGGGAATATTTATTTCAGAGAATTTATTGAATTTATTCACTTTCTTTGAAATCATGTCCCTTACATCCTATCCGCTAATAATTCACGATGAGGATGAATACTCCCATGAGGCAGGAGATACATATATAATAATGGCGGTAACTGGGGGACTTGTGCTGTTAATGGGACTGTTTTTACTATTTGATTATACCCAAACCCTAGAAATGAGTTTATTAAAAAATTCCTTAGACAGTTTAGGAGGTATTAAATATGCTATAGTTTCATTAATTGTATTTGGATTTGGCATAAAGGCAGGTATGTTTCCACTTCATATATGGCTTCCTAAAGCTCATCCAGCAGCACCTGCTCCAGCTAGTGCAGTTTTATCAGGAGTGCTTTTAAAAACAGGAATATTCGGTATTATGATAACATCACAAATAATAACTCCTAATGATAAAAATATTTCATTGGCTATTTTAATATTAGGATTTATAACCATGTTTTTAGGTGGATTTTTAGCACTATTTCAGCGTAACATAAAAAGGATACTTGCATATAGTAGTATGAGCCAGATGGGATATATTTTAGTTGCCATAGGACTTATGGGTATATTAGAAGAACATAAATACATGGCTTTTTATGGAGCCACATATCATATTATAAATCACATGATATTTAAAGTGCTTCTATTTATGGGAGCAGGAGTTATATACATGTATCTACACGAACTTAGCATAAATCATATAGGTGGATTTGGTAAAAATAAAAAACTACTTAAATTTCTATTTTTTATAGGGATTTGTGGAATTACAGCTATGCCAGGCTTTAATGGATTTATAAGTAAAAATATAATTCATCATGCACTAATTGAAAGCAAGATGCTATACAAAAGTTTATGGATAAGCTTTGCAGATATTATATTTGTACTAAGCAGCGGATTTACTGTAGCCTATTTATTAAAAATATTTATGGCTTTGTTTATAGAAGAAGGTGTGGCTAGCAACTATAAAGGAAAAATTAAAATAAGTAAAGTAACCTTTTTCCCTATGATAATACTTGCATTTATGACTATATTCCTTGGTGTTAGAGGGGATTTAGTTATGAAAATACTATATAAAAGTGCAGAAGCTTTTAATATAGAGGCTCACAGTATTGGAAACTTTTATTCTATAGGAAATATAAAATCTTCTATGATATCAGTTATAATAGGAGTTTTAATATATAAATTTTTTATAAAAAAGGTTTTAAGAAAGGGAAATGGCAACAATTGGTGGTACGAAAATATAGCTTTAAATTGGTTTAGTTTAGAAAAAAACATATATATACCAGTTCTAAAGAGTGTTATTCATTATAGCAGTTTAATATTAAGGGTTTTTGATGAGGGCCTTTTGAATTTAATATATGGTATTAATTATTTATTTAGAAAAATTGGAGAAAAACAAATAGACCTTACATATAAATATAAAAGACATTTAGACAAAGAAAATCAAAGCAAACAAAAAAGTTTAAATGAAAGTTTTTCAAAAACTATGAATATGATGAGCAGTATAACCTATTCAATCTATGTATTTGCCATAGTGCTTATTATATTGCTTATGATATTAATATTTTAG
- a CDS encoding amidase domain-containing protein: MKKSLKCTSYTLVIIFFASFLIFKTYDTNLSFTNSFFSSNALSEEIDKDELKEVIETIYNDRCKVFINGDLESLPKYYDTSRKYGKWSLDQEVRRVKYLRTWAYQRDIEFTNINSKIILKRVSSNKSNIRLGLKEIYTFEYIYKNDENATKNKFGTGIDHTVNLINKNNQWIIANDWYTDCFHDALKAYSGEIREIDLSKVETLDIPKIEKDMNFNYSGKYNRIKAVEYANRYCGAFIEDENTDYKYNKKYKNYSGIGGDCTNFASQVLADKQAGEIPMDYTWFSHFSKKEGIHVGSKAWVNADTFKNYILYSGKGQLIKKGTFKQLALSTDNYLNGACEKLELGDLICYVKGGKTDHFAIVTGFDSRGYPLVNSHTTDRYNVPWDLGWGDKDISFYLIHIRK; encoded by the coding sequence ATGAAGAAATCACTTAAATGCACTTCATATACATTAGTTATAATATTTTTTGCTTCCTTTTTAATATTTAAGACTTATGATACTAATTTATCTTTTACAAATTCATTTTTTTCATCCAATGCTTTAAGTGAAGAAATAGATAAAGATGAATTAAAAGAAGTTATAGAAACAATTTATAATGATCGTTGTAAAGTATTTATTAATGGAGATTTAGAAAGTTTACCTAAATACTATGATACTTCTAGAAAATATGGTAAATGGTCTTTAGATCAAGAAGTAAGAAGAGTTAAATACTTAAGAACTTGGGCTTACCAAAGAGATATAGAATTTACAAATATAAATTCTAAGATTATTTTAAAAAGGGTATCTTCTAACAAATCTAATATTAGATTAGGGTTAAAGGAAATATACACTTTTGAATACATTTATAAAAATGATGAAAATGCTACCAAAAATAAATTTGGTACAGGTATAGATCATACCGTAAATTTAATTAATAAAAACAATCAATGGATAATTGCAAATGATTGGTATACAGATTGCTTTCATGACGCTCTAAAAGCCTATTCTGGAGAAATTAGAGAAATAGACTTATCTAAGGTAGAAACTTTGGATATACCTAAAATAGAAAAAGATATGAATTTCAATTACAGTGGAAAATACAATAGAATAAAAGCTGTGGAATATGCTAATAGATATTGTGGCGCTTTTATAGAAGATGAAAATACCGATTATAAGTACAATAAAAAATATAAAAATTATTCAGGTATTGGAGGAGATTGTACTAATTTTGCATCTCAAGTATTGGCAGATAAACAAGCTGGTGAAATACCTATGGATTATACATGGTTTTCTCATTTTAGCAAAAAAGAAGGTATTCATGTAGGAAGCAAGGCATGGGTAAATGCAGATACCTTTAAAAATTATATTTTATACAGTGGAAAAGGACAATTAATAAAAAAAGGTACTTTTAAACAATTAGCTTTATCTACAGATAATTACTTAAATGGAGCCTGTGAAAAATTAGAATTAGGGGATCTTATATGCTATGTTAAAGGCGGAAAAACAGATCACTTTGCCATAGTTACCGGATTTGATTCTAGAGGATATCCTTTAGTAAATTCCCATACTACTGATAGATACAATGTGCCTTGGGATTTAGGCTGGGGCGACAAAGACATATCTTTTTATCTTATACACATACGAAAATAA
- a CDS encoding VWA-like domain-containing protein, with protein MRRELLKDAYNLEDKVTINGQFKKRFFYLIELTTFSLMKGENNFFGLFSMQMKREINTKLLWPVGTTVSLSHFVLHFNPFLFLNCSLEQMKALIKHEIYHIMFGHIKRQKQLIKKYSNFIVNTALDISINQYIENLPPWSSTIEKVNLSFKCDLPYEKNAEYYAKEIKKAMDKLTTEDGKKKITNEEAMKNSTNVKIEEYKIENAHDIWSLNKDNFDLEHLKELTKKTANNASKGKAPTSIQKALKDLNRKAEIPWNEYLRRIIGTQPMGYKKTITRKDRRQPNRLDIRGKLPDHKIKLLIALDISGSMSDEDIQKVMVEVFDIVKNYSSDITIIESDNTIRRVYKVRRQGDVKKKLDTRGGTAFSPVFQYIYDNKLRDHILIYFTDGMGEEKLKVKPINCKTLWVLTGAEETLSLREPFGEIKKLSGKKVKKNDVTIALQDMKEIIKDWACAANQYI; from the coding sequence TTGAGAAGAGAATTATTAAAAGATGCATATAATTTAGAGGATAAAGTAACAATAAATGGACAATTTAAAAAAAGATTTTTTTATTTAATAGAACTTACTACCTTTTCTTTAATGAAGGGAGAGAATAATTTTTTTGGACTATTTTCTATGCAAATGAAAAGGGAAATAAATACTAAACTACTGTGGCCAGTGGGAACTACAGTATCCCTATCTCATTTTGTATTGCATTTTAATCCATTTTTATTTTTGAATTGTAGTCTAGAGCAAATGAAAGCTCTTATAAAACATGAAATATATCACATAATGTTTGGACACATTAAACGACAAAAGCAGCTTATAAAAAAGTATAGCAATTTTATAGTAAACACAGCTTTAGATATATCTATAAATCAATACATTGAAAATTTACCACCTTGGTCATCTACTATAGAAAAAGTTAATTTATCTTTTAAGTGTGATTTACCCTATGAAAAAAATGCAGAATACTATGCAAAAGAGATAAAAAAAGCTATGGATAAGCTGACAACTGAAGATGGTAAGAAAAAAATTACAAATGAAGAAGCTATGAAGAATTCAACAAATGTAAAAATTGAAGAGTATAAAATAGAAAATGCTCATGATATTTGGAGTTTAAATAAGGATAATTTTGATTTAGAACATTTAAAAGAGCTTACTAAAAAAACTGCTAATAATGCAAGTAAAGGAAAAGCCCCAACTTCTATACAAAAGGCTTTAAAAGATTTAAACAGAAAAGCTGAAATACCATGGAATGAATATCTAAGAAGAATTATTGGAACACAACCTATGGGATATAAAAAAACAATTACTAGAAAAGATAGAAGACAACCAAATAGATTGGATATAAGGGGAAAGTTACCAGATCACAAAATAAAACTATTGATAGCTTTAGACATAAGCGGCAGTATGAGTGATGAGGATATACAAAAGGTTATGGTAGAAGTATTTGATATTGTAAAAAATTATTCTTCAGACATAACAATAATTGAATCGGATAATACTATAAGAAGAGTTTATAAAGTGAGAAGACAAGGAGATGTTAAGAAAAAATTGGACACTAGAGGTGGAACTGCCTTTTCACCGGTATTTCAATATATATATGATAATAAACTAAGAGATCATATTCTAATATATTTTACTGACGGCATGGGAGAGGAAAAATTAAAAGTAAAGCCTATAAATTGTAAAACACTATGGGTGCTGACAGGTGCCGAAGAAACATTATCTTTAAGGGAACCCTTTGGCGAAATAAAGAAATTATCTGGTAAAAAAGTTAAAAAGAATGATGTAACCATTGCGCTCCAAGATATGAAGGAAATAATAAAAGACTGGGCTTGTGCAGCAAACCAATACATTTGA
- a CDS encoding ATP-binding protein, translating to MNFNEVLMAVEMVIKTGEVPLIIGESGIGKTSLIRELGNKNNYYVVNIDGNLLKEGEIGGLPTVEEYVIKHTGEKIKRTVYAVHTKLVEIDKALEEDKNRRVLLFIDEINRCEHSVQQELMNIILNREINGYKLSPRVDVIAAMNPSNKYDSFQYTDYQVVDMDPAQEDRFVWIELDADVNTWIKWGMREEVNINKDILQFIASFPEYLHNPSSQESIKATPRSWERVSKAYDVYMREKYPTKIFYNVVKGNIGESIAQDFINFIEENKRPLITPEEIFENEEIHKELERRIKEESHSRLYLEAKNALSYIMDSENKHRDVNIFSKLIQLFPSDLKMGIMQEIKFNYKDIYSEFLENEIFIDGFFKMFQDLK from the coding sequence ATGAATTTTAATGAAGTGCTAATGGCAGTAGAAATGGTTATAAAAACAGGGGAGGTTCCTTTAATAATAGGAGAGAGCGGTATAGGTAAAACCTCATTAATAAGGGAATTAGGTAATAAAAATAATTATTATGTGGTAAATATAGATGGTAATCTTTTAAAAGAAGGAGAAATAGGAGGACTACCTACTGTAGAGGAATATGTAATTAAACATACAGGGGAAAAGATAAAAAGAACAGTATATGCAGTTCATACAAAGCTTGTAGAAATAGACAAGGCTTTAGAAGAAGATAAAAATAGAAGGGTATTACTATTTATAGATGAAATAAATAGATGTGAACACAGTGTGCAACAGGAGCTTATGAACATAATATTAAATAGGGAAATAAACGGATATAAATTATCTCCAAGAGTAGATGTAATAGCGGCAATGAACCCATCAAATAAATATGATTCTTTTCAATATACAGATTATCAAGTAGTGGATATGGATCCAGCCCAGGAAGATAGATTTGTTTGGATAGAATTAGATGCAGATGTGAATACATGGATTAAATGGGGCATGAGAGAAGAAGTTAATATAAATAAGGACATACTTCAATTTATAGCATCCTTTCCAGAATATCTACATAACCCAAGTTCCCAGGAAAGTATAAAGGCCACTCCAAGGAGTTGGGAAAGAGTTTCAAAAGCCTATGATGTGTATATGAGGGAAAAATATCCAACTAAAATATTTTACAATGTAGTTAAGGGAAATATAGGGGAAAGTATAGCCCAAGATTTTATTAATTTTATAGAAGAAAACAAAAGGCCTTTAATAACCCCAGAAGAAATATTTGAAAATGAAGAAATACATAAAGAATTAGAAAGAAGAATAAAAGAGGAAAGCCATTCAAGACTTTACCTAGAAGCTAAAAATGCTTTGTCATATATAATGGATAGTGAGAATAAACATAGAGACGTGAATATATTTTCTAAACTTATACAGCTGTTTCCATCAGATTTAAAGATGGGTATTATGCAGGAGATTAAATTTAATTATAAAGACATATATAGTGAATTTTTAGAAAATGAAATTTTTATAGATGGATTTTTTAAGATGTTTCAGGATTTAAAATAA
- a CDS encoding complex I subunit 5 family protein → MNTAIILIPILFPMVMALFIGVGKFKENIRNAIAAITVFLNLFFVIYIFKSMGQISCTVLKINEFLDIYLKIDKLSMFFSLLVAVLWVFTSFYSMEYMKHEGKEDRFFAFFLVTLGVTLGISFSGNLVTLYLFYELLTLATFPLVIHSGTGEALKSGKKYLIYSFAGATFVLLGMILLFNVTNVLDFCPKGIIKDFNLNKTLISTSYIVMFLGFGVKAALVPFHSWLPKAMVAPTPVSSLLHAVAVVKSGVFALVRITYYVFGAEIVKQIHGRKYLLLFVTISILMGSFLALHQSNLKKRLAYSTISQLGYILLGILILNGNSFVGGLLHLINHAVIKITLFFCVGTIMYTRGKTSIYEIKGIGKEMPYTMWCFAISSISLIGIPPTNGFVSKWYLAQGGLLEGKVIFPAILLISALLTAMYLMPIITVAFFKKSEEHTLGEKIEIKEAPLKMLVPIMLITCITIVLGLYPNPILNFLMEISKEVI, encoded by the coding sequence TTGAATACAGCAATAATTTTAATACCTATACTTTTTCCAATGGTTATGGCTCTTTTTATAGGTGTTGGAAAGTTTAAAGAAAATATTAGAAATGCTATAGCGGCAATAACAGTATTTTTAAATCTATTCTTTGTAATATATATTTTTAAAAGCATGGGACAAATTTCTTGTACAGTACTAAAAATAAATGAGTTTTTAGATATTTATTTAAAGATAGATAAATTGAGCATGTTCTTTTCATTGTTAGTAGCTGTGCTTTGGGTATTTACTAGTTTTTACTCTATGGAATATATGAAACATGAGGGAAAAGAAGATAGGTTTTTTGCTTTTTTCTTAGTAACTCTAGGAGTAACTTTGGGTATATCCTTTTCAGGAAATTTAGTAACACTATATTTATTTTATGAATTGTTAACACTGGCAACTTTTCCTTTAGTTATTCATTCAGGAACTGGAGAAGCTTTAAAAAGTGGTAAAAAGTATTTAATATACTCCTTTGCAGGAGCTACCTTTGTGCTTTTAGGCATGATACTTTTATTTAATGTAACTAATGTATTAGATTTTTGTCCTAAGGGCATTATAAAGGATTTTAATCTAAATAAAACTTTAATATCCACAAGTTACATAGTTATGTTTTTGGGTTTTGGAGTAAAAGCGGCTTTAGTGCCTTTTCACTCTTGGCTTCCAAAGGCCATGGTGGCACCAACACCTGTAAGTTCCCTACTTCATGCAGTAGCCGTAGTAAAATCAGGGGTATTTGCTCTTGTAAGAATTACATATTATGTTTTTGGTGCAGAAATAGTAAAGCAAATACATGGAAGAAAATATCTATTGCTATTTGTAACTATATCCATACTTATGGGCTCTTTTTTAGCACTTCATCAAAGTAATTTAAAAAAGAGATTGGCCTATTCAACTATAAGTCAATTAGGATATATACTTTTGGGAATACTAATTTTAAATGGAAATTCCTTTGTAGGAGGGCTTTTACATTTAATAAACCATGCTGTTATAAAGATTACATTGTTTTTTTGTGTAGGTACAATAATGTACACTAGGGGAAAAACAAGTATATATGAAATAAAGGGTATAGGAAAGGAAATGCCCTATACTATGTGGTGTTTTGCCATATCCTCTATATCATTAATTGGAATACCTCCAACTAATGGCTTTGTAAGCAAGTGGTATTTAGCGCAAGGTGGACTTTTAGAAGGAAAAGTAATTTTCCCTGCTATATTATTAATTAGTGCTCTTTTAACAGCTATGTATTTAATGCCTATTATAACTGTTGCTTTCTTTAAAAAAAGTGAAGAACACACCTTAGGGGAAAAAATAGAAATTAAAGAAGCACCATTAAAAATGTTAGTACCAATAATGCTTATAACTTGTATAACCATAGTACTAGGGTTATACCCTAATCCAATATTAAATTTCTTAATGGAAATATCCAAAGAAGTTATATAA
- a CDS encoding YitT family protein: MKSSKYLNNLSVKNIFFIILGSLISAIGINTFIVNASLLSGGVSGLALILEYTLDIPTGYSVLLINLPLLYLSYKKMDTKFTINTIIGSVSLSIMLILTRPLQKAVVLDDILLLCIYGGILNGIGVGLSFSNQGSTGGLDIVSSVIKKKYENFDIGKISFAFNFLIVVAGAFIFNIKIALYTLVSMYLTATMIDKVVKGFDNKEKLIFIITEKEVEVSKWIMDALGRGVTFLNGEGAYTSKEKKVLYCVVSLSQLPELKHMVKEIDNHAFISILDVSEVQGKGFKKTTT, encoded by the coding sequence TTGAAAAGCAGTAAGTATTTAAATAACTTGAGTGTTAAAAATATATTTTTTATAATTTTGGGTTCATTAATATCTGCAATAGGTATTAATACTTTTATAGTAAATGCAAGTTTATTAAGTGGAGGAGTGTCAGGATTAGCCTTAATATTAGAATATACTCTGGATATACCTACCGGATATTCTGTGCTGTTAATAAACCTTCCACTTTTGTATTTAAGTTATAAAAAAATGGATACAAAGTTTACTATAAATACTATAATAGGAAGTGTATCCTTGTCTATTATGCTTATATTAACAAGACCACTTCAAAAAGCAGTAGTTTTAGATGATATTTTATTATTGTGTATATATGGTGGTATACTAAATGGTATAGGTGTGGGATTGAGTTTTAGTAACCAAGGATCTACAGGAGGATTAGATATAGTTTCTTCTGTAATAAAGAAAAAATATGAAAACTTCGATATAGGTAAAATTTCCTTTGCATTTAATTTCTTAATAGTAGTTGCAGGTGCTTTTATATTTAATATAAAAATTGCATTATATACTTTAGTTTCAATGTATTTAACTGCTACTATGATAGATAAGGTAGTAAAAGGATTCGATAATAAAGAAAAATTAATATTTATAATAACAGAAAAAGAAGTAGAAGTAAGTAAATGGATAATGGATGCCCTAGGAAGAGGAGTAACCTTTCTAAATGGAGAAGGTGCCTATACTAGTAAGGAGAAAAAAGTTTTATATTGTGTGGTTTCCCTATCTCAATTACCAGAATTAAAACATATGGTAAAAGAAATAGATAACCATGCTTTTATTTCTATATTAGACGTTTCAGAAGTACAAGGAAAAGGCTTTAAAAAAACTACTACGTAA
- the tkt gene encoding transketolase, translating to MKNLDTKTINTIRILSAEAIQKANSGHPGLPLGAAPMAYTLWAKNMKHNPKNPNWINRDRFVLSAGHGSMLIYSLLHLFNYGLTMEDLKNFRQWGSKTPGHPEYGHTVGVETTTGPLGQGIANAVGMAMAEEYLAEKFNKPGYELMNHYTYALVGDGCLMEGISSEAASLAGTLGLDKLIVLYDSNNITIEGNTDIAFTEDVAGRFKAYNWQVISVEDGNDVEAIDEAIKEAKADKERPSIVIIKTEIGYGCPAKQGKSSAHGEPLGEDNLKTTREFLKWTDEEEFFVPKEVREYMSKKVEELSKEEDKWNKLKEEYDNKYPELSKEWELWFSGKIEKDLLNDEDFWKFEKKMATRAASGEVINRLADAVPNLIGGSADLAPSNKTYMKNRGDFSKENRKGSNLHFGVREHAMAAIANGMYLHGGLKVFVSTFFVFSDYMKPSMRLSALMNLPITYVLTHDSIGVGEDGPTHEPIEQLASLRSIPNMTVFRPADAKETAAAWYYAITKEDGPVSLVLSRQNLPLYDETGKDALKGAYILKDAEDKKPDIILMATGSEVELIYEGAKVLEEKGIKVRVVSMPSLELFEKQSKEYKEEVLPSNVTKRLAVEAASSFGWHKYLGFDGDILSIDHFGASAPGYVLFKEFGFTVENLVKKAEEVLNK from the coding sequence ATGAAAAATTTAGACACTAAAACAATTAATACTATTAGAATTTTATCAGCAGAAGCAATACAAAAGGCTAATTCAGGTCATCCGGGGTTACCTTTGGGAGCTGCTCCTATGGCGTATACGCTATGGGCTAAAAATATGAAACATAATCCTAAAAATCCTAATTGGATTAATAGAGACAGATTTGTGCTATCAGCAGGACATGGATCTATGTTGATATATTCTTTACTTCATTTATTTAATTATGGTTTAACTATGGAGGATCTAAAAAACTTTAGACAATGGGGAAGTAAAACACCGGGTCACCCAGAATATGGTCATACTGTTGGAGTAGAAACTACTACAGGACCACTTGGTCAAGGTATAGCAAATGCTGTAGGTATGGCTATGGCTGAGGAATATCTTGCAGAAAAATTCAATAAACCTGGATATGAATTAATGAATCATTATACATATGCCCTTGTGGGAGATGGATGTTTAATGGAAGGAATATCCTCTGAAGCTGCATCTCTTGCAGGAACTTTAGGATTAGATAAATTAATAGTTTTATATGATTCTAATAATATTACTATAGAAGGAAATACAGATATAGCATTTACAGAAGATGTAGCTGGAAGATTTAAAGCATATAATTGGCAAGTTATAAGTGTAGAAGATGGAAATGATGTAGAAGCTATAGATGAGGCTATAAAAGAAGCAAAAGCAGATAAAGAAAGACCAAGTATTGTAATAATCAAAACTGAAATAGGATATGGATGTCCTGCAAAACAAGGTAAGTCTTCAGCTCATGGAGAACCTTTAGGAGAAGACAATTTAAAAACAACAAGAGAGTTCTTAAAGTGGACTGATGAAGAAGAATTCTTTGTTCCTAAAGAAGTTAGAGAATATATGAGCAAAAAAGTTGAAGAATTATCAAAAGAAGAAGATAAATGGAATAAATTAAAAGAAGAATACGACAATAAGTACCCAGAATTATCAAAGGAATGGGAACTTTGGTTTAGTGGAAAAATAGAAAAGGATCTTTTAAATGATGAAGATTTTTGGAAGTTTGAAAAGAAGATGGCAACAAGAGCAGCTTCCGGAGAAGTTATTAATAGATTAGCAGATGCTGTTCCAAATCTTATAGGAGGATCTGCTGACTTAGCTCCATCTAATAAGACTTATATGAAGAATAGAGGAGATTTTTCAAAGGAAAATAGAAAAGGATCTAATCTACACTTTGGAGTAAGAGAACATGCAATGGCAGCTATTGCTAATGGTATGTATTTACATGGCGGATTAAAGGTATTTGTTTCAACTTTCTTTGTTTTCTCAGATTATATGAAACCATCAATGAGATTATCAGCTTTAATGAATTTACCAATAACTTATGTGTTAACTCATGATAGTATAGGTGTTGGAGAAGATGGACCAACTCATGAACCAATTGAGCAATTAGCGTCACTTAGAAGTATTCCAAATATGACAGTATTTAGACCAGCAGACGCAAAAGAAACAGCAGCAGCATGGTATTATGCTATAACTAAAGAAGATGGTCCAGTATCTTTAGTGTTATCAAGACAGAACCTACCTCTATATGATGAAACAGGTAAAGATGCCCTAAAGGGAGCATATATATTAAAAGATGCTGAAGATAAAAAACCAGATATTATTTTAATGGCTACAGGTTCTGAAGTAGAACTTATCTATGAAGGAGCTAAAGTATTAGAAGAAAAGGGAATTAAGGTAAGAGTTGTAAGTATGCCTTCTTTAGAATTATTTGAAAAACAAAGTAAAGAATATAAAGAAGAAGTTTTACCTTCAAATGTTACAAAGAGATTAGCAGTAGAAGCTGCATCCTCTTTTGGATGGCATAAATACCTAGGATTTGATGGAGATATTTTATCCATAGATCATTTTGGAGCATCAGCACCGGGATATGTATTATTTAAGGAATTTGGATTTACTGTAGAAAATTTAGTGAAAAAAGCAGAAGAAGTTTTAAATAAATAA